The following are from one region of the Candidatus Poribacteria bacterium genome:
- a CDS encoding sodium:proton antiporter, giving the protein MKFKLASCLILCVIFGLVLFVSMEALGADDPHGGEGAHHGHGVDGAKLPIWSIIPFVGILLSIAIFPLVLDSHFLVHHGGKMSLVWASVFAIPYLVAFRGEAFYDILHIYLLDYIPFILLLWGLFTVAGGILVRGTLRGTPILNTFLLLIGTVIASWVGTTGASMLLIRPLIRANAYRKNKVHLIVFFIFLVSNIGGSLTPIGDPPLFLGFLRGVPFFWTTTALLPHMLLISVVLLILFFIFDTFMFKREGGVVPDDGTNEPVRVEGLFNLVFLFGIIAAVLMSGNFKWGEVNILGVHVYWQNIAREVLIVVMGLLSLKYTPFSGELRQSNEFSWEPIEEVAKVFAGIFMTIIPALAILKAGENGALAGLIGAMQQPYHYFWITGVLSSFLDNAPTYLTFFNTALGKLHLTETVVPQILTGQLTEPQHLEFIKLLTAISVGAVFMGANTYIGNAPNFMVKAIAEQSGIRMPSFFGYMLWSVVILFPLFVVVTFVFLR; this is encoded by the coding sequence ATGAAGTTTAAACTTGCATCTTGTCTTATTCTCTGTGTAATTTTCGGACTTGTATTATTTGTTTCAATGGAAGCCTTGGGGGCAGATGACCCGCATGGTGGCGAAGGCGCACATCATGGTCATGGCGTAGATGGCGCGAAATTGCCTATTTGGAGTATTATTCCGTTCGTTGGTATTTTGCTATCCATTGCAATCTTCCCTCTTGTGTTGGATTCACACTTTCTCGTCCATCACGGTGGGAAAATGTCGTTGGTCTGGGCATCAGTCTTCGCGATCCCATATCTCGTTGCTTTTCGAGGGGAGGCTTTTTACGACATTCTGCACATCTATCTATTAGACTATATTCCATTCATCCTTCTTTTATGGGGTTTGTTCACAGTTGCGGGTGGGATTCTTGTGCGCGGTACGTTGCGTGGCACACCGATACTCAATACATTCTTGCTGTTAATTGGTACAGTCATTGCATCATGGGTCGGAACTACCGGTGCATCAATGCTCCTGATCCGCCCTTTAATCCGAGCAAATGCATACCGAAAGAATAAGGTTCATCTAATTGTCTTTTTCATTTTTCTCGTCAGTAACATCGGCGGTTCTTTAACACCAATAGGAGACCCACCTCTATTCCTCGGGTTTCTCCGCGGCGTACCGTTCTTCTGGACAACTACAGCATTATTGCCGCACATGTTACTTATAAGCGTGGTGTTACTTATTCTGTTCTTTATATTTGACACTTTTATGTTTAAACGCGAAGGAGGCGTGGTACCAGACGATGGAACCAATGAACCTGTTCGCGTAGAGGGACTTTTCAACCTCGTCTTCCTGTTCGGGATCATTGCTGCTGTTCTCATGAGCGGGAATTTCAAGTGGGGAGAAGTCAACATCCTTGGCGTTCATGTGTATTGGCAAAATATTGCGCGTGAAGTATTGATTGTTGTTATGGGGCTACTGTCACTTAAATATACACCCTTCAGCGGCGAATTACGTCAATCTAACGAATTTTCATGGGAGCCGATTGAAGAGGTTGCCAAAGTGTTTGCTGGTATCTTTATGACCATTATTCCAGCATTGGCAATCCTGAAAGCAGGGGAGAACGGCGCGCTGGCAGGTTTAATTGGTGCTATGCAACAACCGTACCATTATTTCTGGATTACTGGTGTTTTGTCCAGTTTCTTGGACAATGCCCCAACATATTTGACATTCTTCAATACCGCACTTGGAAAATTACACCTTACTGAGACAGTTGTACCGCAAATTCTGACAGGTCAATTGACGGAACCACAACACCTTGAGTTTATCAAATTGCTAACGGCTATCTCTGTTGGAGCAGTTTTCATGGGCGCGAATACCTATATCGGCAATGCCCCGAATTTCATGGTGAAAGCAATCGCGGAACAAAGCGGTATCCGCATGCCAAGCTTCTTCGGGTATATGCTCTGGTCAGTGGTGATCTTGTTCCCGCTCTTTGTGGTTGTAACATTTGTGTTTCTCCGTTAG
- a CDS encoding NADH-quinone oxidoreductase subunit N, producing MPIEINWQLLMPELVIASTLLIVLVFDLFDSISKAVLGWMTIVGAGIALWVSIQMHQAGTVGTQFNDMFKVDNFSLFFNIIFLVSTILVALISMSYLDRNDRKQGPYYLLILLATLGMMLMAAGNELIIVFLGLELMSLSLYVLAGYFRESPASSEAGMKYLLLGAFASAFFLYGIALIYGGAGTTSVPAIAEAIAAPNKSPLLLAGMFLLIVGFGFKVAIVPFHQWAPDVYEGAPTTIAAFISAGPKAAGFAAFLRIFMEALPSLQVEWGSVLIVLAMLTMTVGNVIAIAQTNIKRMLAYSSIAHAGYVLIGLAAANNDGISSAMLYLLIYCVMNIGAFGAVILAKTEDGESLMISDYAGLGLRKPLLAMFMTIMLLSLAGFPPTAGFVGKLYIFKSAVQAGHIWLVIIGAINTAISAFYYLRVVIMMYMREPEEELTFTSYPSTLVVGLVLAAIGVLLIGILPSLMLTPAQNSVF from the coding sequence ATGCCAATAGAGATTAACTGGCAATTACTGATGCCGGAACTGGTTATCGCTTCAACACTGCTCATTGTCCTCGTTTTTGACCTGTTTGACTCCATCTCAAAAGCAGTCCTTGGCTGGATGACAATTGTTGGTGCTGGAATTGCCCTATGGGTTTCGATCCAGATGCACCAAGCAGGCACGGTCGGCACCCAATTCAACGACATGTTCAAGGTGGATAATTTCTCGCTCTTTTTCAACATCATCTTCCTTGTTTCAACAATTTTGGTTGCGTTGATTTCGATGAGTTATCTGGACAGAAATGACAGGAAGCAGGGACCTTACTATCTGCTTATCCTGCTGGCAACGCTCGGTATGATGTTGATGGCCGCAGGCAATGAACTGATTATCGTCTTCCTCGGCTTGGAACTGATGTCGTTATCGCTGTATGTGTTGGCGGGTTATTTTCGAGAAAGTCCCGCTTCAAGCGAAGCCGGGATGAAGTACTTATTGCTCGGTGCGTTTGCGAGTGCGTTTTTCTTGTACGGAATTGCGCTAATTTATGGCGGTGCCGGCACAACAAGTGTTCCCGCAATTGCTGAGGCAATTGCAGCCCCGAATAAATCGCCTCTGTTGTTAGCAGGGATGTTCCTGCTCATCGTTGGGTTTGGGTTTAAAGTTGCGATTGTTCCCTTCCATCAGTGGGCACCTGATGTTTACGAAGGTGCTCCTACAACGATAGCAGCGTTTATTTCCGCTGGACCAAAAGCAGCAGGGTTTGCGGCGTTCCTCAGAATTTTCATGGAAGCACTACCGAGCCTACAAGTGGAGTGGGGAAGCGTTCTCATTGTATTGGCGATGTTGACGATGACCGTTGGCAATGTTATTGCAATTGCCCAAACGAACATAAAACGGATGCTCGCGTATTCCAGTATTGCGCATGCTGGTTATGTCTTAATTGGATTGGCGGCTGCAAATAACGATGGAATCTCCAGTGCGATGCTTTATCTGCTCATTTATTGTGTGATGAACATCGGCGCATTTGGTGCGGTTATCTTGGCAAAAACGGAAGATGGCGAGAGCCTCATGATTTCTGATTACGCCGGGCTTGGACTCCGAAAGCCGCTACTCGCTATGTTTATGACGATAATGCTTTTATCGCTCGCCGGTTTTCCACCAACCGCCGGATTTGTTGGGAAATTATATATCTTCAAGTCCGCGGTTCAGGCGGGGCATATCTGGCTCGTTATTATCGGTGCCATCAACACTGCAATATCGGCGTTCTATTACCTGCGCGTCGTCATAATGATGTATATGCGTGAACCGGAAGAGGAACTAACCTTCACGTCGTATCCAAGCACACTTGTTGTCGGATTGGTTCTGGCAGCGATTGGCGTGTTGCTTATCGGTATTTTGCCATCGCTTATGCTCACGCCAGCACAGAATTCCGTTTTTTAA
- a CDS encoding Gfo/Idh/MocA family oxidoreductase: MSDVRLGFIGTGGNMNRHLRELTEIGGSTFVAFCDIVIEKAERAVTQYGGKAYADYNQMLAREELDAVYISIPPFAHGAPERAVVAAGLPMFVEKPVHMDADDAKDIAAEIEEKGIITAAGYQERYLDIIDKAQELLASRRVGFFMGYWMGGMPGGWWREKAKSGGQLMEQTTHEFDMARYLFGEVKTVYAVARYDLIPDTDYDIEEASAVSLQFESGVFGIMFSACFTTNGMRRSGLDIFCEDGSLEYHLRSALVLSTAEETTTWNPQNNCTIDMDSTFIEAVRTGDGSAIRSPYSDAAKTAILSIAANESLETGLPVHLT, translated from the coding sequence ATGTCAGATGTTAGATTAGGGTTTATCGGCACAGGTGGCAATATGAACCGCCATCTGCGTGAATTAACCGAGATAGGCGGCTCAACATTCGTCGCCTTCTGTGATATTGTAATCGAAAAAGCTGAGCGGGCTGTCACGCAGTACGGCGGTAAAGCTTACGCCGACTATAATCAGATGCTTGCCCGTGAGGAATTGGATGCTGTCTATATCTCAATTCCACCTTTTGCCCACGGTGCGCCTGAGCGTGCTGTTGTTGCTGCAGGACTACCGATGTTTGTGGAAAAACCTGTCCACATGGATGCCGATGATGCGAAGGATATCGCAGCTGAAATAGAAGAAAAGGGCATCATAACCGCTGCTGGGTATCAGGAACGTTATCTTGATATTATTGACAAAGCACAGGAACTCCTTGCTTCCCGACGCGTCGGATTCTTCATGGGCTATTGGATGGGCGGCATGCCCGGTGGATGGTGGCGCGAGAAGGCAAAATCCGGTGGACAACTCATGGAGCAGACGACACACGAATTTGATATGGCGCGATACCTTTTTGGAGAAGTCAAGACTGTCTATGCTGTTGCACGCTACGATTTAATTCCAGATACGGATTACGATATTGAGGAAGCCTCTGCAGTCTCTTTGCAATTTGAGAGTGGTGTCTTTGGTATTATGTTCTCTGCCTGCTTCACAACGAATGGAATGCGGCGTTCTGGGTTAGACATCTTCTGTGAGGACGGTTCGCTTGAATACCATCTCCGTAGCGCACTCGTGCTCTCTACTGCCGAAGAAACGACCACGTGGAACCCACAAAACAATTGCACTATCGACATGGATAGCACCTTTATTGAGGCAGTCCGCACTGGAGATGGCAGTGCAATCCGATCCCCTTATTCTGATGCCGCGAAAACCGCTATTTTATCCATCGCCGCCAACGAATCTCTTGAAACTGGCCTACCTGTGCATCTAACATAG